The sequence aaaaGTATAGTTGATAAAATTTGTTGGAAGTTGACAAGCATATCATTGGTCATTGTTGTAATACATGAAAAAGTAATAAAGgaagagaggtctcacatataaatatatactATTTTgtacatattttatgattgtgagcccccatcaaatattCTATATCAATTAGTTGacgttgaacaaggaagacaacatgatgAATTATGGTTGTTTGCATtaacatagaagttatattgttatgaatcttctaacatgtggtgcttatCTAGAATCATTTGCTAGCAGTCAAACActcgtccacccacatatcaaattatcaaagtagcgaacgtgaatcgAATAAACATGACGAGAATGGCCAGATAAAATTCACGTGTGTCcttaagaacgctttgcttattatatgAGACCGTTCCGACTTGTattttgctaaaaaaggattgagctaccttgcCGTACCTTTTTATCGTTAgtacttattgctcgttacaaattatcttgctatcaaactatttgttaccgataattttagtgcttccagaaaatactttgctgaaaaccgtttgtcatttTCTTTCCGCTTCTCGTTGgattcgacgctcttacttatcggaaggactacgattaATTACCTATACTTGTGGCTGCTTGTATATCGGGTGATCTACCCGGACACTGTTAGTAATAAAAGTAATAAAGCTATGCTTTGccttaaaaaaagaggcaaaagcaCTAGAGACCCACAAAGTTGCATTGTATGTGATGGTTTAGTCCACAAACTTGCAAAAGGTGATCAACCCATCCCTAAACTTGCACTACTTGGGATGATCTAGTCCACAACCAATCAAGAGCGGACAAATGACGCCTCGCGGCCCTCTGCGTGGCACAACCGCTAGCCTTGGCGATTTTGCAAAATCCCCCTTGACCTTCAGGGAAATCATGCGCGCGTACATATGGCACTAAAGCCAGTTCCAGGAATATGTTAAATGGCTGAATCTGGATGTTGCATGATTGGTTCGCGAATTTTGATTTTGTCTCAGGGAAAAAAGTTTGCCAATAGGCGCGCTTGGGTGTCGCCGACAGTTAATAATGCCACCAGCTCCTGTTATCCTCCTGTACAAAAGGGCAAGTAGGGCGGTCATTCATGTTTGTTTTTCAATTGAGATGCTAACAAGCGCAAATCAGGAAAAAAAGTTCCATCTCAGGATTTTCCTTTGTAATAAGAACTAAAGTGAGATGGAAAGATGTGTTGTTTCAGTGATCTGATCACTGAGATCGGAGTAGTTAACTCATGTAAGATGTTCCCTAGCGCATTGGGCCTGACTGGAATGAACCGCAAAACATAACAAAGTTATAGAGTAGCCATTTGGATAGGACAGTAGTAACGACAGAAAAAAGAAACAACTTTCATCCAAAGCGAATGAAAAGGATTGATTTGCAGGAATTTCCGTGCACTGTTCcgatgattgtagaaattttcttTCCAAGAACTAAAGTCCTGTAAATATCCTGTGAAAAATCTATGGTCCAGAGAGCGACATCATGGATGCTTTTATGTAAACATTTATGCAGTTTTGTTTTAAGAAAAGTCTTACTACGAACATGTATGAAAGCCTACAAGGCATCATTAAAGGCAGTATGAAGTTTTTTAAAAAGTAGGTAAAAATACTTGATGTAATATCATTGGTGTCAATTACTATGGTTCTGTTCCTGTAAGATTCTTCTTGTAACTCTTTTTTTGAAACAAGAGATTCTTCGTGTAACATAAACTCAGAAAAGGATGTGTCTAATCTTGATGCAGAAGATGATTAGTTTACATAGGTTGAAGAAGGGTATCATATCATTGAAAAGAAGAACAAATGCTCAGATTAACTTGTCCAGAACAAGCCTCGATCACTCAAAAGCTTGATCGATTTTCCATCCTATACCCTAGTTAGTACTATGTAGAGCTGATGATCCACTTTATCATATTACATAGCAAGAACATGCAGAAAAGCATTTTGAGATCCATGTCTTAACTATGCACCTCTCCCCTCTTTCTTGCTAGCAATTCGGTCGAACCGCTATTATGATCAGTTCGTTTTTTAGCCACATATATAGCGCTCTAACTAAGGAAGATCGATCCATGGTACATGCGCAGCTGCACCCGCTCGTCGTCCACCTACAACTAGCTGGCAGCCACGGGAGTGTGCGCCACCGCGCCGAGGTTAGCGATGGTCTGCCGGCGGTGAACCATGGATGTCGCCTCGCGTCATGCGGTGTCGGCGGCCCGCTCGGCCGCCGCCTGCTTGCGGTGCTGGTGCGCCGCCGCGTGGAGCATCTCATCCATGGCCATTTGTTCCTCCCTGCACTCCTCGCAGTTGAACTCCGCTTCACATGAAGATGTCGCAGTCACAAAAGATGCTCTGCCTGCAGAGGAAGCAGGAGTcgaggaagtggtggtggtggcgggccgCACCGGCCACGGCGCCCAGCTTCACCCGGAAGACCCTCGACGCCACCTTGACATACCGCGCTCCTCGCCCCCCTTCACGGCCGCCGCGGCCAGCAGCGACGATGATGATAGCGCTGCCGCCGCGGTGGAGGCGAGCGCTCCCATGTGCTCGTGCATGCGTGGCATGATCGCCGTTGCTCCTGAAAGGAGAGTGATGCATGCGTGTGTGCTCGGGTGGTGTGCCTCAGCACGTTTCTCTTATGTAAGCGCGCATGATTTCCCTAAAGGTCAAGGGAGCTTTTGCAAAAATGCCAAGGCTAGCGACTGTGCCATACAAAGGCCAGCGAGGCGCCATTTGTCTGCTCTTGGTCGGTTGTAGACTAGATCATCCCAAACAGTGCAAGTTTAGGGATGGGTTGATCACCTTTTACAAGTTTAtggactaagagcatctccagtcgcgTCCCCAGAACGGCCTTCCTAAGCGATTTTTttcgccggcgccgaaaaaacggtccAGTTGCGTCCCCAAGAGTCcgttttcgccggcttgggccgaaatcagcgccggcggacccgggccgaacccgacgcgctggggggcgccggggcgagcgttTTGGCGCGAAGCggccgcgggcccgccgagtcagcgagacggcCGCTTCGTtgacctcatcgcctcggttcgCGCATGAATCAATGCGAAGGCTGTCGCGCTGCGGCGCTGCCGCgacggtcagcctccattgatgcctcacgagcGACGCAGTGAAGACGCCGCCGACGCGTGTCCGCTCGCATGCACCACACGTCCACCCGCATGCGCCACGCGTCCGCCCGCATGCCGCCCACCGCCACCCCCGCTTCGGCTATAAAAGGCGCCCTCCCCGCCGGTGAGCGCCACACCCTCCCCTTTCCCCTCCCGCGGTAGCCTTCTTCCCGCCGACGAGCTCTTCCACCACTGCCTTCCACCGCCGACGAGCGAAATGGCCGAGAGATACCCACGCGACGGCGCAGCGGCGAACGACTTTGGCCGCCGACACCTCCAGGAGCCGGAGGCGCGCCTTCtgtacgaggccgagtacccggtgcCCCCCCGACATGCGCGTGCCGGGGGCGTGGAGGCTGAGCGCCGCCGGCGTCCCAGTGCCGCTAGTCCCCGAAGGAGCCGCACGGCGGGCggagatcgcccgcatccgctcctcgctgacggaggagcagcggaacgagccgaggtacACGCCCGACAGCAAAACGCTGTGGACGCTCTACTTTGAACGGTGCCGCGAGGAGCAGATCGCCTCCGTCAACGACGCCAtcccccgcggccgcctcaactccAAATGacggcgcgagtggtggggcgtccccggccgcacactcgacgccgtcctcgaccacatcgagaccggcaatgtGCCGCGGCTGGAGTACCCGACGCGCCCCTCCTTCTCTCGCCGTCGCGGTAGTTCCTGGATACTGCGGCGAATGGAGCCGAGGTCGTCCtcctcgtcgggctccggctcgccgGCCGTTCGCCCCGTCAAGCCCGAGCCGGAGGAGACACCGCTCAGGCGCCGCGCGCggagcggcgccctcgtcatcaacgagccgTCGCCTGCGACAGCACCGACGAGGCGCTCCNNNNNNNNNNNNNNNNNNNNNNNNNNNNNNNNNNNNNNNNNNNNNNNNNNNNNNNNNNNNNNNNNNNNNNNNNNNNNNNNNNNNNNNNNNNNNNNNNNNNNNNNNNNNNNNNNNNNNNNNNNNNNNNNNNNNNNNNNNNNNNNNNNNNNNNNNNNNNNNNNNNNNNNNNNNNNNNNNNNNNNNNNNNNNNNNNNNNNNNNNNNNNNNNNNNNNNNNNNNNNNNNNNNNNNNNNNNNNNNNNNNNNNNNNNNNNNNNNNNNNNNNNNNNNNNNNNNNNNNNNNNNNNNNNNNNNNNNNNNNNNNNNNNNNNNNNNNNNNNNNNNNNNNNNNNNNNNNNNNNNNNNGGTGGCCCCCGACGACGAGAGCAGGTGCGCCGCCAGCGTCGGGCATACCTGAAGACCCAGGCCCGCAGCCGCGCCGAGGCCCATCGTCGCCGCGCCGAGGAGGGCGTTATCGTCATCGACTGCGATGACGAGGTCGAGGCCGGGCTGTCATGCGCTGTCGGCGACCCGAGcgaggggtgcagcagggacgtcGCGGGCGaggcgcgacgacgacgacgacgacgactacacccgcttctacaggcttctcgacatgtagacgacgatggcggcgacgatggcggcaaCGACTAGGCATTTTAGTTCGTTTTTAAGTTAGTTCATGCATGTTTTAAGTTTTTTTACAATTTTCAAGTAAGTTTCGCCGTGTTCGTGCAAAAGTCGCCGAGTTTGCATATATTTTGTACGCAACATCGCCGTACCCGAGGCGACCCGTGGGCCGATGACTGGGAGCTAAGTCGTCCCCACGCGTCAATCTAGCGCCGGCTCGTCCTCAGGGggctctttttcggcgccctgggaGGCCCAACGGCCGGAGATGCTCTAAACCATCACATGCATTGCAAGTTTGCGGGTCTCTGAACAGACGAGCGGGTGCCCGTTCGCTTTCAGTTTGCTGGTGGACCCCACCTCCAACCCCGCGTCGCCCACCGGTCAAGCCGGTCTCCCTCCGTTCCCCCCACCGGCGACGTCCGGTCTCGGTTCCCTTCGTGCGTTCGCTCGAGTCGTCGTCTCCGTTTCGTTTGGTTTCGTTGGGTTGGACTCCATTTGTCGCACACAAAACCAAAAATTATTAGAGGCGACGAAGAAGGGTGCGAACCCGCCGCCGTTCCGGGTTCCGATTAGATAGAGCTGTCGCGCCGCCGATCCCGTCGCTCCGCCGCGCCGAGGTAAGCAGCTCGACTTCAGATTCGGTTCCAACTGCTAGGGTTTGGTCCCCGTATACAGTAGCAAGGCCATGGGCTCACATACCGAGGTTTGGGTGTCCTGATTAGTTCGATCGATGGGGTTCTTGCTGTGGACTCGACCTGCGCAGTCTCGCGCTCTACGCGAGCTCCTCACAGGTCTCGACTAGCTCCCCGTACGCAGCGGGAAGTTAGGTCCAAGTTAGCTGAATCGGCGAATGGTTCGTGATTCACATGTCTCTTCGCTGAGAGATGCGCGGAAGGTACCGTTGTAGTACTGGATTCGGTCTGTGATCAACCTTGTCGTTGCTTAATTCGGATCCGGCCCTTGGCTGCTCAAGGGGCAGAGCACAGTGGCTCAAATAGGTCCTATGCTGATGCTATGTTTTCAACCCTAGACCATTTTGGTATGTAGTATTAAGTGTTTGAACTTTGTGTTGTTGCAGCTTACAGTTTGTGCGTCATGGGGACTTCTTCAGGTGCGAATTTCCATCAACAGCCTCCGCCGCAGGGGATGCTGCCGCCTCGCCATGGTGCCCGGGCCCCGAGCCTCCAGACTTCCCTCTCATTGGCCTCGTCGGAACAGGTTGGCTCGCCTGAAATGCAGGAACCTGTGTCCAATTCTGACCAGGGCCATGACTCTGCCACCGAAAGTGCAAGTTCGAGGGAGACCTGGCCTGTAGATCCGGAACATAGCAATGCTGCTGCTGCTAGTAGTGGCGGTGCTGTGAAAAAGGTGGAGATGGAAAAGGACATCAGAAATGGTATCCCCAAGTTGCAGGTTATTCGCGGAAGCTCCCGCATCGATAGGGTGTCACTGAGGGAGATTGCGCGGGAGAGAGTGGACCTAGTTGTCGAGAAAATGAAGGTAATGCCAGAGGAGCACCTGGAGGAGATAAAAAATGAGCTCAGGTCGATTCTGGAGGGGACAGGGGGCTCTCATCATATTGAGGAGTTTCTGTATCTGCAGAAGTTTGTCCAGGGCAGAGGTGATTTGACACCAACTATGCTTTCAATGGCCCATCATGTCCAACTGGAGATCCTCGTGGCAATCAAGACTGGAATCCAGGCGTTTTTGCACCCCAGCGTCACCATTCCCCAAAGCCACCTGGTGGAGGTCTTCTTGTATAAGAGGTGCCGGAACATTGCTTGCCAGAGTGCTCTCCCGGCTGAGGAGTGCAGATGCAATGTATGTGCTAACAGAAATGGGTTTTGCAACCTTTGCATGTGTGTGATTTGCAACAAGTTTGATTTTGAGGTCAACACATGCCGATGGGTTGGGTGCGATTTCTGTTCCCATTGGACGCACACCGACTGTGCGATTCGTGTTGGCCAGATTGGGACAGGGCAATCAATTAAGAGCGGCACCGGTCATGCCGAAATGCTTTTTAGGTGCCAGGCTTGCCAGAAGACATCAGAATTATTCGGTTGGGTTAAGGATGTGTTTCAACAATGTGCTCCTGGTTGGGATAGGGATGCCTTAGTACGAGAGCTTGAGTTTGTTTGTAAGATATTTCGTCTAAGCGAAGACCCAAAAGGAAGAAATTTGTTCAGGAAATGTGCGAATCTGATTGAAAGATTGAGGAATAGTTCTCCTGATTCTGTCAATCCTAGGATGATACTGCATGCACTTCGAGGTTTGTGTACTTCTGTTGCTCCATCATTTTCTGATGCTATGTAGCCCTTATTGATTATTTCTACTGTTTTTGGTAATCTTATTACCATTCACCACCCCTAATTCATTCATGTGCTTATGTTTTACCATCATATAGGTAGACGGCAAAAATTGATCTAGACATTCAAATTATCCAATAAAATATATGTTTATTCATGAGCCATCTGTTGCTTTGTTGCACAAAGACATGCACTTCAAGAATCTGTTGGTTACTTGCTTCATTATTTAGTTTTCCATTGTATGTTATTGTATATCTTATGACTGAACCACCATGAGGAGTTAACTGCTTCAATAACGGTAAGGTGGGGTCAACTCAGCCAGAAAGCTGCTGCAAGTTGTTTAGTAACTGTCGGTTCTTGGTTGATTTAACAAACTTGGTGATTTTTATCTTTCCTATGCCGATCGGTTTCAATGAACGTGTGCCGGTTTTGGTTATCTTTGACATTTTATTGAAGAAAGATTTTCTTTACCATCCAGAGCAACTATAATATGATCACAATGTTTGGTGCACAATGGCCAACAGTCCCTACCAATCTACGGCTCAATTCATATATGTATATTTGTTAAAATGCGAGTGCTTCAATGTTTTATGCTATAGTCCAGCTCATATTACTTGTATGTGCCCCATTATAAAAATGGCAACTTATATACATGTCCCAAGAGTTTGTTGGGGGGTGACATGGTATGCAAACCCATATCTCCAGAGTTCTTTGAATGTACTGTGTGCTGGCTTTGGTTTTCTTTGACATTTTGTTAAGAAAGGTTTTCTTTGACATCTCGAGCAACTATGTTATGCTCGTAATGTTTGGTGCACAATCTAGTTTGGGACTTGTTAAGAAATCTGCAAACTGTAACTCgaaaggcacatactgaagagcaataacctcaTCCTGCACACCAGTGCGCACAAaagaagcatcaacaccaatatgcttggtgagctcatgcttcatagGGTTGCACGCAATACTGATAGCGCATGTATTGTCTGACAATAGTGTAGTAGGTGTAGTAACAGACACACCAAACTCCCGAAGTAACCATCGTAACctagtcacctctgccgtcaaaagagccatatcTCACAACACAACCTCTGCACTCGAACAGGAAACTGCAATTTATTTCTTCATCTTCCAAGCAATTAGAGAACCACCAAGgtaaacacagtaagcagaaactAAACAGAGATCCGAGAGATCACTAGTCCACGTAAGCATTTGAATAGGCCTGAACCTCTAAGGAACCGGAGCGAGGAAAGAACAGACGGTAAGaaatcgtgccacgaagatatcagAGAGATATCAGAGAACACGGagaaggtgactatagtgaaccaAAGTGGTagcagaaacaaactgactcaaAATATGGACATGATAGGAGGTATccgacgagtgacagctagatagacaagtcTCCAAACAAGATGGCGATAATGTGTCAGATCAGGCAAGGGGTCACCATCAAAAGCATAGATCAGGCAAGGGGTCACCATCAAAaacacggaggtgaacattgagctccatgggagtctcaacagtgcgctcaTCAGTAAGAGCAACACGAGCAAGGAGATCCTTGATATACTTTTCTTGGGAACtaaaaaaagccatcagaggtagaagagacctCAATCCCAATAATGCAACGAAGAGGGCCAAAGATCAAACATAAGAAACTCATCATGAGCACTCGCTAAAAATCCAGTGGCAATCACcatagaggcaaaacgctcaaaccaggcatgaggggcttgcttaaggccatagagagagcgatgaAGACGGCTGACCATGCCGTTAGGAACAAAATACCTAGGTGGTGCCTGCATGTAAATCTCCTCGTACaattcaccattaagaaaggcattctccTCATACaattcaccattaagaaaggcattcttaaaaTCAAGCTGAGACACATACCAGTGGCGAACAGAGGCCACAACAAgaagtggtcatatgggccacaggagcagaagtctcgtcataatcactgTCGTGGTAtttgcacggcagatgccatgggatggctaagaGAGGTGGGAGCAAGGCTACGATGGAGATCCGGGACTAGATTGTGCAACAACACACGGTGATATAGCCTGGTTCGGGGCCCTCGCGCGGAGGTAACACCCCTACTCCTACATGTCTAATTTATATGGAGTGTATATGGTggtacattttttttattttttttagaaaaggaggaatcactcccggcctttgcatctgggtgatgcatgcggccatattatttattattcacaaagaccttacaatgTAATACAACAGTAAGCCCGAGGCCACCATCTAGACGacacctgtcgctactcctatcctcttgatgaaggggtgccgaatgtccgggccAAATACCAAACAAACATCGCACGAAAGCCTAACATCTAACGCCGGATGCCCCATCCAAGCCACATAGGCGGGACTGGGTAACACTCCGGTCCGGCGCACTCTCAGTGAGTACCACACGCACACGCTGTAAAGGGCTGTCACCTCCGTCTTCCCTCGATCCATCCTCAAAGCATgtactgacgcatcgaccttgtcaggcctctctgccatcgacgccagacaatgtcgacctcctgcgcgtgtccctcgccacacatctgacgccaagcctccaCTGCTCCATGCCGTCGAGAACCGCCGCCATGAATATGTAgaaagaaacaccgctccaccgtAGATGCCATCCGCTGGTCCCTCGAGTCCGAGTGcatctccaagaatgccgcccccaagggggtaacgacacatgaatgccgccctcatccgatcaactgatctagagtttcccccggaggtattgggtggggttgggagcttcacctcgatgatgccttcatgaaggaaacgatgataagggcatcgccatcaccggctccggccaatgaccgaagaccaagttttcacccggatccgtcccaagaaatccacccgaCAGCCTGTGTTCTGTCTCGGCCGCCTTCAAAGCCCTAGATCTAGCCGCCTAGTATCCGGCAACCAACCGCAACAGCAGTGCCACCGTAGGAGCCCTGGCGCACCAGCCACTGCCTGAATGCGCCACCACTGGAGCCTGGGAGGGCTCCCACCCCACCTCACCAAACCGCGAGAGCCGCCGAGATGGATCCCGCACGCTCATCACCGTCTCTGATCTGAACCAATCCGTGGCCAAACGACGAGATCGGCGATGCAGATCCGCCTTGGATagggactgcaccacgccatgccgccgcgggaagcccgagcttcacccgccgccaccttccagggtcgccgccccgggatccagccGCCGCCGACAGGACGCGCTGCCCACATGCAGCAGGCCGGAGGAGCcccccggatccagatctggaccgAGAAGCTCACCACGGCCGCCCTGCGCCGGCACGCCCCGCCTGACCGCGAATCTGCAGCCACCCGCGCCTCCGCGCCAGAGAGCCGCCATCCGGCCGCCCCCGNNNNNNNNNNNNNNNNNNNNNNNNNNNNNNNNNNNNNNNNNNNNNNNNNNNNNNNNNNNNNNNNNNNNNNNNNNNNNNNNNNNNNNNNNNNNNNNNNNNNNNNNNNNNNNNNNNNNNNNNNNNNNNNNNNNNNNNNNNNNNNNNNNNNNNNNNNNNNNNNNNNNNNNNNNNNNNNNNNNNNNNNNNNNNNNNNNNNNNNNNNNNNNNNNNNNNNNNNNNNNNNNNNNNNNNNNNNNNNNNNNNNNNNNNNNNNNNNNNNNNNNNNNNNNNNNNNNNNNNNNNNNNNNNNNNNNNNNNNNNNNNNNNNNNNNNNNNNNNNNNNNNNNNNNNNNNNNNNNNNNNNNNNNNNNNNNNNNNNNNNNNNNNNNNNNNNNNNNNNNNNNNNNNNNNNNNNNNNNNNNNNNNNNNNNNNNNNNNNNNNNNNNNNNNNNNNNNNNNNNNNNNNNNNNNNNNNNNNNNNNNNNNNNNNNNNNNNNNNNNNNNNNNNNNNNNNNNNNNNNNNNNNNNNNNNNGGAGCGGGCTGGGCGAGACGGGAAGTCCTAGATCTCCTATAGGGTGGTAcatggttgctccttgagctgtttgggttCCATGGAGAAAGTCTCCCTGTGAGCCTCTAGTTGGCTGTCTCTAGCTAGAGGAGATTGATCGGGAAGGAGAGAAATTGAGCGTGCGTGAGCCCTTGCCATGGGAGGCTCGCTAGtgcaccttataaactggtgccCAGGGAGCAAGGGATGGCCCATGCAGCCTAACAAATACTATTTGAGATGACACATGACGTACGTACAATGTCTGCTATTCATCAATAGTGCTCCTGTAGAGCATGGCCGTATCGTCCGCGCAGGTCTGACGGGACGTGGCAGTT comes from Triticum aestivum cultivar Chinese Spring chromosome 5B, IWGSC CS RefSeq v2.1, whole genome shotgun sequence and encodes:
- the LOC123110870 gene encoding OBERON-like protein translates to MGTSSGANFHQQPPPQGMLPPRHGARAPSLQTSLSLASSEQVGSPEMQEPVSNSDQGHDSATESASSRETWPVDPEHSNAAAASSGGAVKKVEMEKDIRNGIPKLQVIRGSSRIDRVSLREIARERVDLVVEKMKVMPEEHLEEIKNELRSILEGTGGSHHIEEFLYLQKFVQGRGDLTPTMLSMAHHVQLEILVAIKTGIQAFLHPSVTIPQSHLVEVFLYKRCRNIACQSALPAEECRCNVCANRNGFCNLCMCVICNKFDFEVNTCRWVGCDFCSHWTHTDCAIRVGQIGTGQSIKSGTGHAEMLFRCQACQKTSELFGWVKDVFQQCAPGWDRDALVRELEFVCKIFRLSEDPKGRNLFRKCANLIERLRNSSPDSVNPRMILHALRELEMDSPKSSENEESGRLITPQEACNRIAEVVQEAVRKMELVAEEKMGLYKKARTAVEACDRELDEKARQVQEFKAERLRKKQQVEELESIVRLKQAEAEMFQLKASEARQEAERLQSIALAKSERAEQDYASLYLKRRLEEAEAEKQFLFEKIKLQDGHRPPQASSSVPGDSSQAPSQALMLSKIQDLLKNVRTMPTKSEAHSK